A region of uncultured Campylobacter sp. DNA encodes the following proteins:
- a CDS encoding ACT domain-containing protein yields MKAIVTVIGKDKVGIVAGVSAKLAQLGLNIDDISQTVLNEFFTMMAVVSSDEPHDFTALRGELNELGEKLKVKINIQSSAIFDAMHNI; encoded by the coding sequence ATGAAAGCGATCGTAACGGTGATCGGTAAGGACAAGGTCGGCATTGTGGCGGGCGTTTCGGCTAAGCTCGCGCAGCTTGGGCTAAACATAGACGACATCAGCCAGACGGTTTTAAACGAGTTTTTCACAATGATGGCGGTGGTTTCAAGCGATGAGCCGCACGATTTCACGGCTCTAAGAGGGGAGCTAAACGAGCTAGGCGAAAAGTTAAAAGTTAAAATCAACATCCAAAGCTCGGCGATATTTGACGCCATGCATAACATCTAA
- a CDS encoding phosphatidylglycerophosphatase A, with translation MDKIFVTFFGAGLLKPAPGTWGSIAGWIVGLAILMLAGEVTLFLCAALVFFVSLKIVGDYERRVGAHDNSEIVIDEVVGVWIAMCVAAPVGEIFSLPLRELIAGFENSRISIVAMILALLFFRAFDIRKPSIIGRVDRDVPGGLGVMLDDVLAGFFAGLGVLIVISLGVKLGATGLIF, from the coding sequence ATGGATAAAATTTTCGTTACATTTTTCGGCGCGGGGCTGCTAAAGCCCGCGCCCGGCACCTGGGGCAGCATCGCAGGCTGGATAGTAGGTCTTGCGATTTTGATGCTAGCGGGCGAGGTGACGCTGTTTTTGTGCGCCGCTCTCGTCTTTTTCGTCTCGCTTAAGATCGTAGGCGATTACGAAAGGCGGGTAGGCGCGCACGATAACAGCGAGATCGTCATCGACGAGGTCGTGGGGGTGTGGATCGCGATGTGCGTCGCCGCGCCCGTAGGCGAGATCTTTTCGCTGCCGCTGCGGGAGCTGATCGCGGGCTTTGAGAACAGCAGGATATCGATCGTCGCGATGATTTTGGCGCTGCTATTTTTCAGGGCGTTTGATATCCGCAAACCCTCAATCATCGGGCGCGTGGATCGCGACGTGCCGGGCGGGCTCGGCGTGATGCTAGATGACGTGCTGGCGGGCTTTTTTGCGGGACTTGGGGTTTTGATAGTTATCTCTTTAGGGGTCAAGCTCGGCGCCACAGGATTGATTTTTTAA
- the der gene encoding ribosome biogenesis GTPase Der, whose amino-acid sequence MKSLIIIGRPNVGKSSLFNRLAGARIAITSDVAGTTRDTNRAEAEIFDRRVRVIDSGGLDDTSELFARVQTKTLSEAKSADLIIFMTDGKLLPSDDERRIFFSLQRLGKPIALAVNKIDGKRDEERSWEFNEFGVKFFPISVSHNSGIDELKEWIYGFLDPAPARQDEDEIFDDFIEGFNDEGEPKEGRDEEFYASKIIGVGIIGRVNVGKSSLLNALVGSQRSVVSDYAGTTIDPVNESTEFGGRTLEFIDTAGIRRRGKIEGIERFALNRTEKILQNSDIALLVLDASEPLNELDERIAGLAAKFELGLIIILNKWDLCERDYDEFCRDLRDRFKFLSYAPIISVSATDKKRIHKIYPLILEVYSNFTRKLGTARINEAVEAAIKAHPIPRERGKSVKIYYAAQIGFAPPKIALVMNRPQALHFSYKRYLMNRLRASFALSGSPLVLLPRKKGESDEER is encoded by the coding sequence GTGAAAAGTTTGATCATCATCGGGCGCCCCAACGTCGGCAAGTCGAGCCTTTTTAACCGCCTAGCGGGCGCTCGCATCGCCATCACGAGCGACGTTGCGGGTACGACGCGCGATACCAATAGAGCCGAAGCTGAAATTTTCGATCGCCGCGTGCGCGTGATCGATTCGGGCGGCTTGGACGACACCTCCGAGCTGTTTGCGCGGGTGCAGACTAAGACGCTAAGCGAGGCAAAGAGTGCGGATTTGATAATCTTTATGACGGACGGCAAGCTGCTTCCGAGCGATGATGAGCGGCGGATATTTTTCTCGCTGCAAAGGCTCGGTAAGCCCATCGCCCTGGCGGTCAATAAGATCGACGGCAAGCGCGACGAGGAGCGCAGCTGGGAGTTTAACGAATTCGGCGTTAAATTTTTCCCGATCTCCGTCTCGCACAACAGCGGCATCGACGAGCTGAAAGAGTGGATCTATGGCTTCTTGGACCCTGCGCCTGCGCGGCAGGACGAGGATGAAATTTTTGATGATTTCATAGAGGGCTTTAACGACGAGGGCGAGCCGAAAGAGGGGCGCGACGAGGAATTTTACGCTAGTAAAATCATCGGCGTGGGTATCATCGGGCGGGTGAACGTCGGTAAATCAAGCCTTCTAAACGCGCTTGTGGGCTCGCAGCGCTCGGTCGTGAGCGATTATGCGGGCACGACGATCGATCCGGTGAACGAAAGCACGGAATTTGGGGGACGCACGCTTGAGTTTATCGACACGGCGGGCATTCGCCGCCGCGGCAAGATCGAGGGCATCGAGCGTTTCGCGCTAAATCGCACCGAAAAAATCCTGCAAAACTCCGACATCGCGCTTTTGGTGCTTGACGCAAGCGAGCCGCTAAACGAGCTGGACGAGCGCATCGCGGGGCTTGCGGCTAAATTTGAACTCGGGCTCATCATAATTTTAAACAAATGGGATCTTTGCGAGCGCGATTACGATGAGTTTTGCCGCGATTTGCGCGATAGGTTTAAATTCCTTTCCTACGCGCCGATTATCAGCGTCAGCGCGACGGACAAGAAGCGGATACATAAAATTTATCCGCTCATTTTGGAAGTTTATTCAAATTTCACGCGCAAGCTCGGCACTGCAAGGATCAATGAAGCGGTAGAAGCCGCGATAAAGGCCCATCCGATACCTCGCGAGCGGGGCAAATCGGTTAAAATTTACTACGCCGCGCAGATCGGCTTTGCGCCGCCGAAGATCGCTCTTGTGATGAACCGCCCGCAAGCGCTGCATTTTAGCTACAAGCGCTATTTGATGAACAGGCTGCGCGCGAGCTTTGCTCTTTCGGGAAGTCCGCTAGTGTTGCTGCCGCGCAAAAAAGGGGAGAGCGATGAAGAGCGGTAA
- a CDS encoding DMT family transporter: protein MKQKFYSAFWLKHLGVYYMLVASFYFALNGALAKVMAEHMSSAEIVFFRNVVGIGIVLFSLRRIKNLGPGGKPWLLAFRGFIGSCGILATFYNIAHIDLGTAFTFQKTAPIFTALFSAFFLGEKLSSKGWFAILLGFGGILLVVRPHIGISVTDAVGIFGGMCAGLAYTSVRELRKHYATNLIVLVFVSSATFLSATMMITGWVLEGSEVKILGLFSGADLAKLAYFNPPSLFGWVLVALLGVSGIYFQIYMTRAYAASRKAGIVAAISYSDILFSMALGIMLGDHLPGPIVLAGIAVVILSGILIARER, encoded by the coding sequence ATGAAGCAAAAATTTTACTCCGCGTTTTGGCTGAAACATCTTGGCGTTTATTATATGCTCGTAGCGAGCTTTTATTTCGCGCTAAACGGCGCGCTAGCCAAGGTCATGGCGGAGCATATGAGTAGCGCCGAGATCGTGTTTTTCCGCAATGTCGTAGGCATCGGCATCGTGCTGTTTTCGCTACGGCGGATAAAAAACCTGGGCCCGGGCGGCAAGCCGTGGCTGCTCGCGTTTCGCGGCTTTATCGGCAGCTGCGGTATCTTAGCGACCTTTTATAATATCGCCCACATCGATCTTGGCACCGCTTTTACCTTCCAAAAGACGGCGCCCATTTTCACCGCGCTATTTTCGGCGTTTTTCTTAGGCGAAAAGCTAAGCTCTAAGGGCTGGTTTGCGATACTGCTCGGATTTGGCGGAATTTTACTCGTCGTGCGCCCGCACATCGGCATCAGCGTAACCGACGCGGTGGGAATCTTCGGCGGCATGTGCGCAGGGCTTGCATACACGAGCGTGCGCGAGCTCCGCAAACACTACGCCACAAACCTCATCGTGCTAGTTTTCGTCTCGTCCGCCACCTTTCTAAGTGCTACGATGATGATAACGGGCTGGGTGCTTGAAGGTAGCGAGGTTAAAATTTTAGGACTTTTCAGCGGCGCGGATTTGGCGAAGCTCGCTTACTTCAACCCGCCAAGCCTTTTTGGCTGGGTGCTCGTGGCGCTTCTGGGTGTCAGCGGTATCTACTTTCAAATTTACATGACGCGCGCCTACGCCGCTTCACGCAAAGCGGGCATAGTCGCCGCGATCAGCTACAGCGACATCCTATTTAGCATGGCGCTAGGCATTATGCTAGGCGATCATCTGCCCGGTCCGATCGTGCTAGCAGGCATTGCGGTGGTGATTTTAAGCGGAATTTTAATCGCCCGCGAGCGCTAA
- a CDS encoding PFL family protein has protein sequence MDIKNVTETIAMIEEQNFDIRTITMGISLLDCIDPDMGKAAEKIYAKITDKARDMVKVGNEISAELGIPIVNKRVCVTPIAIIGAATDAVSYVPLARAMDEAAKKVGIDFIGGFSALVQKGYAKGDKILIDSIPAALAATQKVCASVNIGSTKTGINMSAVADMGRVIKETARLSDLGAAKLVVFANAVEDNPFMAGAFHGVGEAEVIINVGVSGPGVVKRALEKVRGASFDVVAETVKKTAFKITRIGQLVGQMASERLGVKFGIVDLSLAPTPAVGDSVARVLEEMGLERVGTHGTTAALALLNDAVKKGGVMACNQVGGLSGAFIPVSEDEGMIAAVRAGSLNLEKLEAMTAICSVGLDMIAIPEDTPEQTIAAIIADEAAIGVINQKTTAVRIIPKGKEGDTLEFGGLLGSAPVMSVNKNSSADFIARGGQIPAPIHSFKN, from the coding sequence ATGGACATTAAAAACGTAACCGAAACGATCGCGATGATCGAGGAGCAAAATTTCGACATCCGCACGATCACGATGGGTATCAGCCTGCTTGACTGCATCGATCCCGATATGGGCAAAGCGGCGGAGAAAATTTACGCAAAGATCACCGATAAGGCGCGCGATATGGTAAAGGTCGGCAATGAAATTTCAGCAGAGCTCGGCATCCCGATCGTAAATAAGCGCGTCTGCGTAACGCCTATCGCCATCATCGGCGCGGCGACGGATGCCGTGAGCTACGTGCCGCTTGCTAGAGCGATGGACGAGGCTGCCAAAAAGGTCGGCATCGACTTTATCGGCGGCTTTTCGGCGCTCGTGCAAAAGGGCTATGCAAAGGGCGATAAAATTTTAATCGACTCCATCCCCGCCGCGCTCGCCGCGACGCAAAAGGTCTGTGCGTCCGTTAATATCGGCTCGACCAAGACCGGCATAAATATGAGCGCGGTCGCCGACATGGGGCGCGTGATAAAAGAAACCGCGAGGCTTTCAGATCTGGGCGCGGCAAAGCTAGTCGTGTTTGCCAACGCCGTCGAGGATAATCCCTTTATGGCAGGCGCATTTCACGGCGTGGGCGAAGCCGAAGTCATCATAAACGTGGGCGTATCGGGCCCCGGCGTCGTTAAACGCGCGCTTGAGAAGGTGCGCGGAGCGAGCTTTGACGTGGTTGCCGAGACCGTGAAAAAGACGGCATTTAAGATCACGCGCATCGGACAGCTCGTGGGCCAAATGGCATCCGAGCGGCTAGGCGTGAAATTTGGCATCGTCGATCTCTCGCTAGCTCCGACTCCTGCCGTGGGCGATTCGGTCGCGCGCGTGCTTGAGGAGATGGGCTTAGAGCGCGTCGGCACGCACGGCACAACCGCGGCTCTGGCACTGCTAAACGACGCGGTCAAAAAAGGCGGCGTGATGGCGTGCAACCAAGTAGGCGGGCTTAGCGGCGCGTTTATCCCCGTCTCGGAGGATGAGGGCATGATAGCCGCGGTGCGCGCAGGATCGTTAAATTTGGAAAAGCTCGAAGCGATGACCGCGATCTGTTCGGTGGGGCTCGATATGATCGCAATACCCGAGGATACGCCCGAGCAGACGATCGCCGCGATCATAGCTGACGAGGCAGCGATCGGCGTGATAAATCAAAAAACGACCGCCGTGCGCATAATCCCAAAGGGCAAAGAGGGCGACACGCTGGAATTTGGCGGGCTTCTTGGCAGCGCGCCCGTGATGAGCGTAAATAAAAACTCCTCGGCAGACTTCATCGCCCGCGGCGGCCAAATACCGGCTCCTATTCATAGTTTTAAAAACTAA
- a CDS encoding DUF2628 domain-containing protein, which yields MTDYAREILSDGKLLRQKLEIFLQTPSKVEIYARACEKFFAAGKQRELNYVSTWSWWAFFGTLFFFLYRKEYKIAAALFAVMVASCFIPFLDGHDRTIGTAISVSSGTMAKYYVCDSFVSLLDKQDDEALRKGGGVNRWAIWLAVIFYALVAIVFALIISNGGKIQ from the coding sequence ATGACGGATTACGCTAGAGAAATTTTATCTGACGGCAAGTTGCTTCGACAGAAGTTGGAAATTTTCTTGCAAACCCCGAGTAAGGTTGAAATTTACGCACGCGCCTGCGAGAAATTTTTCGCTGCGGGCAAGCAGCGCGAGTTAAATTACGTAAGCACGTGGAGTTGGTGGGCCTTTTTCGGCACGCTATTCTTTTTTCTGTACCGCAAGGAGTACAAGATTGCCGCAGCCCTATTTGCCGTTATGGTGGCTAGCTGCTTTATTCCGTTTTTAGATGGGCACGACAGAACCATAGGAACGGCGATTAGCGTCAGTAGCGGGACTATGGCGAAATATTACGTTTGCGATAGTTTTGTTTCATTGCTGGATAAACAGGACGATGAAGCCCTAAGAAAGGGCGGCGGCGTGAATAGATGGGCGATATGGCTCGCGGTAATATTTTACGCTTTGGTCGCAATCGTGTTTGCGCTGATAATTTCAAACGGCGGCAAAATTCAGTAG
- a CDS encoding acyl-CoA dehydratase activase, protein MHFIGIDIGSTSSKVAVMDERGDFCELFLLPSGFSAVKVARQIKQALEQKGYAEGFVTATGYGRVSVEYAQLSMSEILCHGLGAHFLFEQDCTVIDVGGQDTKAIKIENGKPADFIMNDKCSAGTGKFLEISAGRLGLELSEIYKTARKNPAIKISSTCTVFAESEIVSLSANGAETSEIAYAIVDSSAHKVASLIKRLENQIYFLSGGLSNVPLFKQLLGEHLGAEIFTCENAIYCGAMGASLIGARKANEISKETR, encoded by the coding sequence ATGCATTTTATCGGTATCGACATCGGCTCTACCTCGTCAAAGGTCGCCGTTATGGACGAACGCGGCGACTTTTGCGAGCTGTTTTTGCTGCCAAGCGGCTTTAGCGCGGTCAAGGTCGCGCGCCAAATCAAGCAAGCCTTAGAGCAAAAAGGCTACGCAGAGGGCTTCGTGACGGCTACGGGCTACGGACGCGTTAGCGTAGAGTACGCGCAGCTTAGCATGAGCGAAATTTTATGCCACGGGCTTGGGGCACACTTTTTATTTGAGCAAGACTGCACCGTCATCGATGTGGGCGGGCAAGACACCAAAGCGATCAAAATAGAAAACGGCAAACCAGCGGATTTTATCATGAACGACAAATGCTCGGCGGGCACGGGTAAATTTTTAGAGATCAGCGCGGGTCGCCTGGGGCTAGAACTAAGCGAAATTTACAAAACCGCTCGCAAAAATCCCGCGATTAAAATTAGCTCAACGTGCACTGTTTTTGCAGAAAGCGAGATCGTCTCGCTAAGCGCAAATGGGGCTGAAACTAGCGAGATCGCCTACGCTATCGTGGATTCCTCCGCGCACAAGGTCGCCTCACTCATCAAACGGCTGGAAAATCAAATTTACTTTTTAAGCGGCGGGCTTAGCAACGTGCCGCTCTTTAAACAGCTTCTAGGCGAGCATCTGGGGGCTGAAATTTTTACTTGCGAAAACGCAATCTACTGCGGCGCGATGGGCGCTTCGCTTATCGGCGCACGCAAAGCAAACGAAATTTCAAAGGAGACGAGATGA
- a CDS encoding DMT family transporter has product MKYNNFLLHHLSVYYMLMACFYYSLTGVFAKLLGAQISSLEVVLFRNLPGLLILLYKIKARPRAARFANKGGHPFTLAFRGIIGILGLMVFFYNVANISLGEAFTFQKTASIWTAIIAYFTLGEKFGAMGWFSVCLGFVGIVLVIQPQFGLQPSDIFGILSGLFAAMAFTSVRGLRKYYSSDTIILSALLAGTLMPVALMIAAEFIDAPALSFMLCKFKIPNAQGWLFAVLLGLLGLFYQTYVTKAYAATRKAGIVATISYADIIFSTLFGLLLGDALPGFMALGGMALIIAAGALVANRK; this is encoded by the coding sequence ATGAAATACAACAACTTCTTGCTGCACCATCTAAGCGTGTATTATATGCTGATGGCGTGCTTTTACTACTCTCTTACGGGCGTTTTTGCCAAGCTTTTGGGCGCGCAAATTTCATCGCTTGAGGTCGTGCTCTTTCGCAATCTGCCCGGACTTTTGATCCTGCTTTATAAAATCAAAGCGCGCCCCCGCGCGGCGCGCTTCGCAAACAAGGGCGGTCATCCTTTTACGCTCGCGTTTCGCGGCATTATCGGGATTTTGGGGCTGATGGTATTTTTTTATAACGTCGCTAACATCAGCCTCGGCGAGGCATTTACCTTTCAAAAAACGGCGTCCATTTGGACGGCGATCATAGCGTATTTTACCCTCGGCGAAAAATTCGGCGCGATGGGCTGGTTCTCGGTCTGCCTAGGCTTTGTGGGCATCGTTTTGGTAATTCAGCCGCAGTTTGGCTTGCAGCCGAGCGATATTTTTGGAATTTTAAGCGGATTATTCGCCGCGATGGCGTTTACCTCCGTGCGCGGGCTGCGCAAATACTATAGCTCCGATACGATCATCCTCTCTGCGCTTCTTGCCGGCACGCTGATGCCCGTAGCGCTTATGATCGCGGCAGAATTTATAGACGCGCCCGCGCTGAGCTTTATGCTTTGCAAATTTAAAATTCCAAACGCGCAGGGTTGGCTCTTTGCCGTGCTTTTGGGGCTGCTGGGGCTGTTTTATCAAACCTACGTAACCAAGGCCTACGCCGCGACGCGCAAAGCGGGCATAGTGGCTACGATCAGCTACGCCGACATCATCTTTTCGACGCTATTTGGGCTGCTGCTAGGCGACGCCTTGCCCGGTTTCATGGCGCTTGGAGGTATGGCGCTCATCATCGCCGCGGGCGCGCTCGTCGCAAACCGAAAGTAG
- the uvrB gene encoding excinuclease ABC subunit UvrB has translation MKILPNFGFKKGKILQNFKIESKFSPSEDQEKAIEGIVAGFKSGNKYQTLLGVTGSGKTFTMANIIKRLGIPALVMTHNKSLAAQLYSEFKGFFPQNHVEYFISYYDYYQPEAYIPRQDLFIEKDSDVNQELERLRLSATASLLSFDDVITVASVSANYGLGDPAEYKGMVLFFEIGSKFSTKFLLRKLVDMGYKRNDDFFDRGNFRVNGDVIDIYPAYFNDEAFRVEFFGDEIEAMYHLDVLENKKTQSVKKFILYPTSQFIVGEQRLKSTIKGIEEELEQRLKFFEDAGKLVEAQRLKGRVEFDLEMLGATGMCKGIENYARYLTGQKPGETPYSLFDYYESKGKDYLVIVDESHVSLPQFRGMFAGDRSRKETLVEYGFRLPSALDNRPLMFDEFINKKAKFLFVSATPNDYELDLSRGAVYEQILRPTGLLDPQIILKDSDNQVEILHDMAKEVIARGERILVTVLTKKMAEELSKYYLELGLKVKYMHSDIDAIERNELIRGLRSGEYDMLIGINLLREGLDLPEVSLIAIMDADKEGFLRSRTSLIQTMGRAARNVHGQVVMFCKKITASMQEAIDITQKRRKFQDEYNRAHGITPHSASRNIEESLKIEDGTEILRKGANLEKMPAAERAKIVKELRKQMLEAAAALEFEKAAALRDEIAKLRKL, from the coding sequence ATGAAAATATTACCCAATTTTGGCTTTAAAAAAGGAAAAATTTTGCAAAATTTTAAAATCGAGAGCAAATTCTCTCCGAGCGAGGATCAAGAAAAAGCGATCGAAGGCATCGTCGCGGGCTTTAAAAGCGGCAACAAATACCAAACTCTTCTCGGCGTTACGGGCTCTGGCAAAACATTTACTATGGCAAATATCATCAAGCGCCTCGGAATTCCCGCGCTCGTAATGACGCATAATAAATCCCTCGCGGCGCAGCTTTATAGCGAATTTAAGGGCTTTTTCCCGCAAAATCACGTCGAGTATTTCATCAGCTACTACGATTATTATCAGCCCGAGGCCTACATCCCAAGGCAGGATCTTTTCATCGAAAAGGACAGCGACGTAAACCAAGAGCTCGAGCGCTTGCGACTAAGTGCCACGGCGAGTTTGCTGAGCTTTGATGACGTCATCACCGTAGCGTCGGTTTCGGCAAACTACGGTCTGGGCGATCCCGCCGAATACAAAGGCATGGTGCTGTTTTTTGAGATCGGATCAAAATTTAGCACTAAATTTTTACTTCGTAAGCTCGTTGATATGGGCTACAAACGCAACGACGATTTTTTTGATCGCGGGAATTTTCGCGTAAACGGCGACGTTATCGACATCTACCCCGCGTATTTTAACGACGAGGCGTTTAGGGTCGAGTTTTTCGGCGACGAGATAGAGGCGATGTATCATCTGGACGTGCTCGAAAACAAAAAGACTCAGAGCGTCAAAAAATTTATTCTCTACCCGACGAGCCAGTTCATTGTGGGCGAGCAGCGCCTGAAATCGACGATCAAAGGGATCGAGGAGGAGCTTGAGCAGAGGTTGAAATTTTTCGAGGACGCGGGCAAGCTCGTCGAGGCGCAGCGGCTGAAAGGGCGAGTGGAATTTGATCTTGAGATGTTAGGCGCTACGGGAATGTGCAAGGGGATCGAAAACTACGCGCGCTATCTGACCGGCCAAAAGCCGGGCGAGACGCCCTATTCGCTCTTTGATTACTACGAGAGCAAGGGTAAGGACTATCTCGTCATCGTCGATGAAAGCCACGTGAGCCTGCCGCAGTTTCGCGGGATGTTCGCAGGAGATCGTAGCCGTAAAGAAACGCTCGTAGAGTACGGCTTCCGCCTGCCATCAGCACTTGATAACCGTCCGCTGATGTTTGATGAGTTTATCAACAAAAAAGCGAAATTTCTATTCGTCTCCGCAACGCCAAATGATTACGAGCTGGATCTTAGCCGCGGAGCCGTATATGAGCAGATACTGCGCCCGACGGGACTACTCGATCCGCAGATTATCTTAAAAGACAGCGACAACCAGGTCGAAATTTTACACGATATGGCAAAGGAGGTCATCGCGCGCGGCGAGCGGATCTTAGTGACCGTGCTAACCAAAAAGATGGCGGAGGAGCTGAGCAAATACTATTTGGAGCTTGGGCTTAAGGTCAAATATATGCACTCGGACATCGATGCGATCGAGCGCAACGAGCTCATCCGCGGTCTACGCAGCGGCGAATACGATATGCTAATCGGTATAAATTTGCTCCGCGAGGGGCTTGATCTGCCCGAAGTAAGCCTTATCGCGATCATGGATGCCGATAAGGAGGGCTTTTTGCGCTCGCGCACGAGCCTCATTCAGACGATGGGGCGAGCCGCGCGAAACGTGCACGGACAGGTCGTGATGTTTTGCAAAAAGATCACCGCTTCGATGCAAGAGGCGATCGACATCACCCAAAAGCGCCGTAAATTTCAAGACGAATACAACCGCGCTCACGGCATAACCCCGCATTCTGCGAGCCGCAATATCGAAGAGAGCCTAAAGATCGAGGACGGCACCGAAATTTTAAGAAAGGGTGCTAATCTCGAAAAAATGCCAGCCGCCGAGCGCGCCAAAATCGTAAAGGAGCTCCGCAAACAGATGCTCGAAGCCGCAGCCGCTCTGGAGTTTGAAAAGGCCGCGGCGCTACGCGATGAGATCGCGAAGCTTAGGAAGCTGTAA
- the trpS gene encoding tryptophan--tRNA ligase: MRILTGLQPSGKLHLGNYFASIKQMVDAQNAGEQMFMFIANYHALTSVSDGAKLKNSTYEAAAAFLSLGIDPKKTVFWVQSDVKEVLELYWILSGYTPMGLLERAHAYKDKIAKGFESKHDLFSYPVLMAADILLYSAEVVPVGKDQIQHVEIARDIALKFNNAHGEILTIPQARVNDEVAIVPGTDGAKMSKSYGNTIDIFADAATLKKQISSIVTTSEPLEAPKQWRGCNVYNIAKLFLNEAEQTELQARYERGGEGHGHFKAYLNELVLSYFKDARDKFEYYQSHREILDEMLRQGAQRAAATAASLMQKVRAAVGIYR; the protein is encoded by the coding sequence ATGAGAATTTTAACGGGTCTTCAGCCCAGCGGCAAGCTGCATTTGGGTAACTACTTCGCGAGTATCAAGCAGATGGTGGATGCGCAAAACGCGGGAGAGCAGATGTTTATGTTTATCGCAAACTACCATGCGCTCACGTCCGTAAGCGACGGCGCAAAGCTTAAAAATTCCACCTACGAGGCCGCCGCGGCGTTTTTGTCGCTGGGGATCGATCCGAAAAAGACGGTGTTTTGGGTGCAAAGCGACGTAAAAGAGGTGCTGGAGCTTTACTGGATTTTAAGCGGATATACGCCGATGGGGCTGCTCGAGCGGGCGCACGCATACAAAGATAAGATCGCCAAGGGCTTTGAGAGCAAGCACGATCTGTTCAGCTACCCCGTGCTGATGGCGGCGGATATCCTGCTATACAGCGCGGAGGTCGTGCCCGTGGGCAAGGATCAGATCCAGCACGTCGAGATCGCCCGCGACATCGCGCTTAAATTTAACAACGCCCACGGTGAAATTTTAACTATTCCGCAAGCGCGAGTAAACGATGAAGTAGCGATCGTGCCGGGCACCGACGGCGCCAAGATGAGTAAGAGCTACGGCAATACGATCGATATTTTTGCAGATGCCGCGACGCTAAAGAAGCAAATTTCAAGTATCGTAACGACTTCTGAGCCGCTAGAAGCGCCTAAGCAGTGGCGCGGGTGCAATGTCTATAATATCGCGAAGCTATTTTTAAACGAAGCGGAGCAGACGGAGCTGCAGGCTCGCTACGAGCGCGGAGGCGAGGGGCACGGGCACTTCAAGGCGTATCTAAACGAGCTCGTGCTTAGCTATTTCAAAGACGCGCGAGATAAATTTGAATACTATCAAAGCCACCGCGAAATTTTGGATGAGATGCTAAGACAGGGCGCGCAAAGGGCGGCTGCGACGGCTGCTTCATTGATGCAAAAGGTTCGCGCCGCCGTGGGGATTTATCGCTAA